The Lycium barbarum isolate Lr01 chromosome 11, ASM1917538v2, whole genome shotgun sequence genome contains the following window.
agggtctgccggtaacagcctctctacctcccagggtaggagtaaggtctggatacactctaccctccccagaaccCACTTTGTGCGATTTCATTGGGTACGTTGTTGTTGCTCAAATTAGTTTATTCAAACGACACTTATTTTGGACTAGAGAAAATATTGTTATCGATAATAAAGTTTAGATTCATCACAAGGACCTAGGCTAACCATGTAACAATGCCAATATTTCAGCTTCACTCTGTTGGTTTGGTGCCCCAGGAAATTTATTATATTCATACATAGAAGATTGCACAAACTTGAGAAAAGTTCTTTTCATACTTctttattctttcttttatttaccTTTTTTTTCATCATCGCATATACATGACTTTTTATCACAAGAACCAAATAAAAATTTCTCCTTCAAATGGAACTAGGAGAAAATACAGTAGCCAAGCCTTGATCTACTTTTATATGGATCTTGTCATATGTCATCAATGGCTTGTGATGTGACTTGTAAGTTCCTTTACCTCTTGCAAGAACCTCACCATCTACATCTATAATCCCTTCTTTGGCTGGATCATCTAACTGTGTACCAGGCTCCAGAACAAAAGCTTTAACCTGTAATTGTTTTACATTCGCAATCAAGGCAGGTCGAATAGAAATCTTAGGGGGGAGATCATCGGATGGAAAGATCAGTGCAAGCAAATTATCTGTTGTTTCAACACATAAAAATGTGAACATGCATAGCGTCCTAAGAACAAAGTCGGATCCAGAATTTAAATAAGATAAGTTGCAAtttttgaatttcttttgttgatAACAATGGTGTGTGGGCCCGCTTGCGAttacctcgactaattccacgggtaCCTGCTATCTCCCACCAACACAAGTATCTGGTAACTCGGTCCACCTTTGGTTTGGACAaatgagaagaaatcacctagtgttttgccTCAACTGGTATTTAAAGCTGAGACCTCCACACCTTTGGGTAATCTTTAAATTCTTAACACTAAACTCATTGTAGCTTCAAAATTATGGATTTAGTCTAACATTGTTAAAGGTTTTAATAGTTTTTCACATATGTATCTATGTTTTGGGTTGAAAATACTGGATTTAGGTGAACCCGTAGCACAAAGGCTCTATCCGCCTATGTCTAGGGGAGAATGCTTTTCCAGACACAAGGGGATACTTTGATTAAGACGCATTATTATGCTAAGCACAAAGAGAGTTTTGTTTGCATTGCTAAAGAGGAAACAACACAAATAATTTAACACAGGAATTTTCAGAAATGATGAACAAAATAATGTTGATATCTTTTACTAATAACAAGAAAAAAGTAGCACTTATAAAAAAAGTATGAATAGAGAAATGAGGGCTTGCATGATGGAGCCAACTGAAAGGGAAAAGAAAACTCCACCTTGAAGTACAAGACATGTGGTGATCTAACATGACCGCCTTTGTTTATCTTGGTCATCAACGATAGCAACGTCAACTTTGGGCAGTCCTTTATCACGACCAAGTCCAAGTAACCATCTGAAAGCTGAAAATGAGCAAAAGAGAAGGATATAagaaatttcttcctccaaatttAAGAAACTCCAAAATGCTAAAGGTATAAAGCACATATTGAGAGTTGATATATTTGCAGCCTAGTGCTTTTGAAGAAATTACAATGAGAATGTATTAGCGCTGCGAAATCCATCCTTCACAGTGCAAGGGattagatttctttttatgacaagggaacccgcagccgctacccttcgggtgctcACAGGGTAAACCCCACTCTTGTGCAAGGGATTAGATTTCTAAGAATTTGAATAACCCCTACATGATGAAATGAGTACATTGAAACGAAAGATCTCTCCGAATTCAAGTCTAAAGAGGCCATTCTATCCAGTATGCTTCTAAACATACTTCTAAACCAGCAGAGATGGAAATAGTAAATTCAAAAGAGGTAATTATTAAGTGTTTTTGAAAGCAAAATATCTTATAGGTAACAATTAAGTTATGTTCAAACAAACAAAAACCAACCTTGGCGTCAGGTGCTGCCAGAGCATCTTCGCCTCCCCAAGGTACATTATGAAGCCAGACTGATAAAAAAGGCCCCTCAATCTTACGGTTGAAATCCTTTATGTGCAAAGCAGGACCAGAATATCCCTTGTGCTGAACGAAATTCGATTTAACTTCACCATTAGTTTCACCTTCCAAGTTGGCTGGTTCTCCAAAAGTCTCATAACCTGGTGCAGCCACAAATTTTATACAACCATTGTACCTCCTAAGGCGGAATATTCGTTGTAATGCCTGTAAAAATAGCATTGGACTAGAGATTAAGGAGCATAATGCTGATGCTTTAAAGTTTATAACTCGACTTGCTTATATTGTTTCGAAATTAGAATCACTCATCTTTCTGTGAACTCAAAGTTACCAGATCATCATAAAACATACGTAATAATCTATTCGAGCACTACCCATCCATCTATACTTCTCAGACTCGATATCAATATCAGCTATAAGACCTGGAAAATAAGAAATCTTCAGATTCAATATCAAGTATCAGCTATAAGACCAGGAAAAAAAAGACGTATCAGATATCTGCTAATTTGTTAAGTACTTAATTATAGGATAAAACACAAATCAAAGTCAGTGAAACCACGGGAATAAATGGAAGGTGTAATACCCCAGGCGAGCATCAACACACTGAAAAATCTGTTCTGCCCCTGTGAAACAGTAGCTACATCTAGTGATTGCTTGTGCCCTGCAACAAACCAAGAGTACAAGAAAACTTCTCAGCCTTATTGAGACAAGAAAGGAAATTGGAATTTCACCATGCAGAAACCACAGCGTTTTTCAAACTCGTAGTATTATTCACCTCTAATAATAGCAAGTGTTGCATTGGATGCAGTACAAGATTGGCCAACAGCATCTAGAAGAGACTTCGCCATGCCATTTCCAGTGCCTGTATATGACATATAATTATAAAGATGGTGAAAGGGTTTCTACGTACCAAGCTTTTCCTAAAAGTTACTAACCCACGACCATGCACATCACACTGTAAAGAATCAGCCAACAGCCAATGCTGTCAAAGGCTACCCATAAACCAAAATCTTTGGACCTCGAAGAGGCCCTGGGTTCGCACAAGTTAGAAGCCAAATATCTTCCAACAATTAAAGTTAGTTCACCAAGATTGAACAAACTGTGTTGCCTAACTAAGACAGGTTACATTGGTTTTTGGTCTCAGCACATACTTTGCTTAAACAGCTTTTGTTCTAGATATTGGTGGCCACACATTCAGGGCATCTAAGTATATCTGTGAGCATAGAAAATACAATTAATTATAATATGAAACTTTATTCGACTGTGCATACGTTAGGAAACCATCTCTTAGTACATTAAAGAACTATAGATATCAATCACAGTATCTTTTGGAATGTAGTTTTCGAGGCATTAGCAACTTATGACAAACATAAACCAGGCTGATGCCAAAGtcaaaaatgtcaaattccagtgaCAACAGTGACTAAAAAAGGGTGCCCCATAGTGACCCATAAAGCATATAATTTCTAGGCAAATGTTAACTCCTTATTCCATTGATAAGAATGCCAGTGTATGTGCAAATTAAGGAGGGAAGCAGTTATGCAATATTATGGGAAAAACTGCTTTAATCCAGCTAAACTCTACCAATAAATAGCATTCATGTCGTGATTAAAATAAGAGCTTGTTTTCTCAACAGTTTTCACATAAACTAAAAATGTGAAACAAAGAATAAAA
Protein-coding sequences here:
- the LOC132618506 gene encoding sphingosine kinase 2-like isoform X4 — encoded protein: MPLGVVPAGTGNGMAKSLLDAVGQSCTASNATLAIIRGHKQSLDVATVSQGQNRFFSVLMLAWGLIADIDIESEKYRWMGSARIDYYALQRIFRLRRYNGCIKFVAAPGYETFGEPANLEGETNGEVKSNFVQHKGYSGPALHIKDFNRKIEGPFLSVWLHNVPWGGEDALAAPDAKLSDGYLDLVVIKDCPKLTLLSLMTKINKGGHVRSPHVLYFKVKAFVLEPGTQLDDPAKEGIIDVDGEVLARGKGTYKSHHKPLMTYDKIHIKVDQGLATVFSPSSI
- the LOC132618506 gene encoding sphingosine kinase 1-like isoform X1; amino-acid sequence: MGVVTDASAASLTLKAEDVTAVPVLSDRVRVNGVITPLTLTEEGKLLWQENYLSIEKEVVGFSIEGKKIIFKAVKENNGGGICCGGNTGVTVRRRSFIFELVSEDSMRIWSQKIQEYIDSLETKHQLHAKEVAKSLDILRYDGVVCVSGDGILVEVVNGLLEREDWDSAIKMPLGVVPAGTGNGMAKSLLDAVGQSCTASNATLAIIRGHKQSLDVATVSQGQNRFFSVLMLAWGLIADIDIESEKYRWMGSARIDYYALQRIFRLRRYNGCIKFVAAPGYETFGEPANLEGETNGEVKSNFVQHKGYSGPALHIKDFNRKIEGPFLSVWLHNVPWGGEDALAAPDAKLSDGYLDLVVIKDCPKLTLLSLMTKINKGGHVRSPHVLYFKVKAFVLEPGTQLDDPAKEGIIDVDGEVLARGKGTYKSHHKPLMTYDKIHIKVDQGLATVFSPSSI
- the LOC132618506 gene encoding sphingosine kinase 1-like isoform X2, with translation MGVVTDASAASLTLKAEDVTAVPVLSDRVRVNGVITPLTLTEEGVTVRRRSFIFELVSEDSMRIWSQKIQEYIDSLGRPKKLFVFVNPYGGKKSASKIFIDSVKPLLDDANIDYTVQETKHQLHAKEVAKSLDILRYDGVVCVSGDGILVEVVNGLLEREDWDSAIKMPLGVVPAGTGNGMAKSLLDAVGQSCTASNATLAIIRGHKQSLDVATVSQGQNRFFSVLMLAWGLIADIDIESEKYRWMGSARIDYYALQRIFRLRRYNGCIKFVAAPGYETFGEPANLEGETNGEVKSNFVQHKGYSGPALHIKDFNRKIEGPFLSVWLHNVPWGGEDALAAPDAKLSDGYLDLVVIKDCPKLTLLSLMTKINKGGHVRSPHVLYFKVKAFVLEPGTQLDDPAKEGIIDVDGEVLARGKGTYKSHHKPLMTYDKIHIKVDQGLATVFSPSSI
- the LOC132618506 gene encoding sphingosine kinase 1-like isoform X3, whose protein sequence is MGVVTDASAASLTLKAEDVTAVPVLSDRVRVNGVITPLTLTEEGVTVRRRSFIFELVSEDSMRIWSQKIQEYIDSLETKHQLHAKEVAKSLDILRYDGVVCVSGDGILVEVVNGLLEREDWDSAIKMPLGVVPAGTGNGMAKSLLDAVGQSCTASNATLAIIRGHKQSLDVATVSQGQNRFFSVLMLAWGLIADIDIESEKYRWMGSARIDYYALQRIFRLRRYNGCIKFVAAPGYETFGEPANLEGETNGEVKSNFVQHKGYSGPALHIKDFNRKIEGPFLSVWLHNVPWGGEDALAAPDAKLSDGYLDLVVIKDCPKLTLLSLMTKINKGGHVRSPHVLYFKVKAFVLEPGTQLDDPAKEGIIDVDGEVLARGKGTYKSHHKPLMTYDKIHIKVDQGLATVFSPSSI